The Chanos chanos chromosome 6, fChaCha1.1, whole genome shotgun sequence genome includes a region encoding these proteins:
- the gmnc gene encoding geminin coiled-coil domain-containing protein 1, with product MLSCQDLSFVGGQRYDCPYSASASPDSSVDVSTTTLVPLWDACPLDNAACQHEPPRKETQHEYDHGTVHNPTWADQLSPQLQRNKQLQDTLMQREEELARLQEENNKLKEFLNSSYVKSLQEKSKKFLPIQNSGVRQRKRTLTREGHFPNLGHLLARADGKRTCRNLSLEFCSAEEIAATPPVDSWILETLGLRDVDTIDPDSSYSSPTGDPRPLFTSPVSKTNLGDSYSPTALDSTASYSPDVNSIRELTSIVGSSGSFSQSMDTCTSYSASASSSSEFSTLDPSVLYTVSSSGSSVSALHSSSPPEHLTPPRASSTPHRAQDFGSEQHYDTLSRVSSSPAGVSSELFSPPRTTRSRTDLAFSMSLSPQNSVKTHSFPQGQAFIRKDAQGGWNFTWVPKQCS from the exons ATGCTGTCCTGCCAAGATTTGAGCTTTGTTGGGGGTCAGCGCTACGACTGCCCTTACTCCGCCTCAGCGTCACCTGACAGCAGTGTTGACGTTTCCACGACAACTCTGGTCCCCCTCTGGGACGCCTGTCCCCTGGACAACGCAGCTTGCCAGCACGAGCCGCCGCGAAAGG AAACGCAGCATGAATATGATCATGGAACTGTTCATAACCCGACCTGGGCAGACCAACTGTCACCTCAGTTGCAAAGGAACAAACAG CTTCAAGACACGTTGATGCAAAGAGAGGAAGAACTAGCCAGACTAcaggaagaaaacaacaaacttaAAGAGTTTCTGAATTCATCATATGTTAAATCGCTGCAAGAAAAATCAAAG AAGTTCCTGCCGATTCAGAATAGTGGCgtgaggcagaggaagaggactCTTACCAGAGAGGGACATTTCCCAAATCTTGGCCACTTGCTGGCACGTGCGGATGGCAAACGAACATGTCGAAACCTCTCCCTGGAATTCTGCTCTGCTGAGGAAATAGCAGCCACTCCGCCAGTAGACTCTTGGATCCTGGAGACCCTAGGACTGAGAGACGTGGACACTATTGATCCAGACAGCAGCTATAGCAGCCCCACAGGTGACCCGAGACCACTTTTTACCTCGCCGGTTTCAAAAACCAATCTTGGAGACAGCTACAGTCCCACAGCCTTGGACAGCACAGCTAGCTACAGCCCGGATGTCAATTCAATACGTGAACTCACCAGTATCGTGGGCTCTTCTGGCAGCTTCAGCCAGAGTATGGACACCTGCACCTCTTACAGCGCATCAGCGAGCTCTAGTTCAGAGTTTTCAACTCTTGACCCATCTGTCCTCTACACAGTCTCGTCCTCGGGGTCGTCGGTTAGCGCTCTCCATAGCTCAAGCCCCCCAGAACACCTCACTCCTCCAAGGGCATCCTCCACTCCCCATCGTGCACAGGACTTTGGCTCAGAGCAGCACTACGATACTCTGAGCCGTGTCTCCTCCAGCCCAGCAGGGGTCAGCAGTGAGTTATTTTCCCCTCCACGTACCACGCGTAGCAGGACTGATCTGGCCTTTAGCATGTCCCTCAGCCCTcaaaacagtgtaaaaacacacagtttcccACAGGGACAAGCTTTCATACGCAAAGATGCACAAGGTGGATGGAACTTCACCTGGGTGCCCAAACAATGCTCCTAG